CTACGGCGTCAAGGAGTACGACTTCTACACCGTGCTCTTCGGCGTGGGCCGGGCCATCGGTGTACTGGCGAACATCGTCTGGGACCGGGCCCTGGGCTATCCCATCGA
This is a stretch of genomic DNA from Acidobacteriota bacterium. It encodes these proteins:
- a CDS encoding citrate/2-methylcitrate synthase: YGVKEYDFYTVLFGVGRAIGVLANIVWDRALGYPIERPKSVTTDMLEEAAGIK